In Xanthomonas sp. SI, the following are encoded in one genomic region:
- a CDS encoding FadR/GntR family transcriptional regulator: MSESRLYQSIAAKILSLIESGEFPTGSRLPGERDLAERFAVSRVTIREAEIALEAQGWIAIKTGSGVYVRPRPIDAQGALPDVTAFDLTAARTVIEAEAAALAAGRLTDADIEELQTLVTAMSDPTTTEEMAGEYDRRFHLAIARLSGNPVVEYCIHLIWRMRNELPRVRQVYAHVCHQDDATRTDEHAAILEALKTRDPAASRNAMRNHFQRLFESMLEATESQALAEIRRRTQQDRERFLATTRI, translated from the coding sequence ATGTCCGAAAGCCGCCTCTACCAATCCATCGCCGCAAAGATCCTGTCGCTGATCGAATCGGGGGAATTCCCGACCGGTTCGCGGCTGCCGGGCGAGCGCGATCTGGCCGAGCGGTTCGCGGTCAGCCGGGTAACCATCCGCGAGGCCGAGATCGCGCTGGAAGCGCAGGGCTGGATCGCGATCAAGACCGGCTCGGGCGTGTACGTGCGGCCGCGTCCGATCGATGCGCAGGGCGCGCTGCCCGACGTCACCGCCTTCGACCTGACCGCCGCGCGCACGGTGATCGAGGCCGAAGCCGCGGCGCTGGCCGCCGGGCGCCTGACCGATGCCGATATCGAGGAACTGCAGACCCTGGTCACGGCAATGTCCGACCCGACCACCACCGAGGAAATGGCCGGCGAATACGACCGCCGCTTCCACCTGGCGATCGCGCGCCTGTCCGGCAATCCGGTGGTGGAGTACTGCATCCACCTGATCTGGCGCATGCGCAACGAACTGCCGCGGGTGCGCCAGGTGTATGCGCACGTCTGCCACCAGGACGACGCGACCCGTACCGACGAACATGCCGCGATCCTGGAAGCGCTGAAGACGCGCGATCCGGCGGCCTCGCGCAACGCGATGCGCAATCACTTCCAGCGCCTGTTCGAATCGATGCTGGAAGCCACCGAGAGCCAGGCCCTGGCCGAGATCCGCCGCCGCACTCAGCAGGACCGCGAGCGCTTCCTGGCGACCACGCGGATCTGA
- a CDS encoding glucoamylase family protein, translating into MRAMFLQHGRARPLTEEPLRAQLLSAEQMAAHGEALARSHRVRGGRSPEVLLARLKQNEDVLRDALAMLAAMVRDDIRVTPAGEWLLDNFYLVEEQILIARRHLPAGYSRQLPALAQGASAGLPRVYALSMDAIAHGDGRIDADMASRFIAAYQTVTPLKLGELWAIPIMLRLGLLENLRRVAARVMRDGIDHRLASDWADRLNTTAAQDPKSVVLVVADMARSQPPLSGAFVAELVRGLHGRGGVLAMPVTWVEQWLADGGQRIDDMVHAESQQQAADQVSISNSIASLRFLATMDWRDFVEDLSVVEAHLRRDPHGTYAQMDFQTRDSYRHSVELLARRSGASEDAVAACVLQLAQAASADDRRHVGYYLVDDGQRDLPAAIAALPRARRRPYVARRTLPLPAYLLPIAAIAAFGAWTLLEQLHALAAVPAWLWATTALLGVLAFSELGVALVNWAATLLVAPRTLPRMDFSKGIPAGARTLVVVPSMLSDTATIDELAEALEVRFLANRDTQLHFALLTDFLDAAQATLPGDAALLEHAVQHIVRLNQRYAPESGDRFFLLHRPRLWSAGERAWIGHERKRGKLAALNRLLRGGAADADFSAAIGATALLAQVRYVITLDADTRLPRDAAREFVATLAHPLNRARIDPALGRVTRGYGILQPSVGSSMSGHRITRYARLFGSEPGIDPYTRTVSDVYQDLFGEGSFVGKGIYDVDAFEQTLDGRLPDNRILSHDLLEGCYARAGLVSDVRLFEDYPARYAADVKRRARWIRGDWQLLPWLLPWVPDAAGRYRRTPLSLLSRGKLLDNLRRSLVPLAATALLAIGWLWLPRPAAWTAWLLGLLVLPIVVPALHDLVAKPSDMGWRMHLGTLAKAVATQLQRALVALACLPYEAGYAALAIVRTLWRMLVSRRHLLQWHASSDVARSLGRGNAAELVGMAPAALCALALLAVLAWRQPHALWVATPILALWIVAPALMAWMGHAPAQRRAQLAPPQRAFLGRLSRRTWAFFEVHMRAQDHWLPPDNVQEHPQLVVARRTSPTNIGLALLGNLAAYDLGYLQPGGVIERTRLTLATMETLPRHRGHFYNWYDTETLLPLPPAYLSTVDSGNLAGHLLTLRQGLLALCDAPLLAATTFDGLADTFGVLREAAHDNPAAASLPQAALHDVDQRLQALRTAPPETLSQTWHALAALAVQAASIAERWPPPVPTAEHSADALAPHWPQVLLDACSAAQQELREFAPWATVADQFDATPMSALAEMPLPTLRALAAQTHNAEAAERARARIHQLERLAHIAGQLSLMEYGFLYDPARRLLAIGYNVDERRLDQGYYDLLASEARLCSFVAIAQGQLPQESWFALGRQLTEVDGEATLLSWSGSMFEYLMPQLVMPSYADTLLDQTAVHAVNAQIAHGARHALPWGVSESGYNAVDARMNYQYRAFGVPGLGLKRGLGDDLVIAPYASMMALMVAPEAACSNLQRLAESGFGGRFGLHEAIDYTPSRVPPGQDHALIRSYMAHHQGMGLLALDHLLREQPMQKRFAADAEFQATLLLLQERIPRVGVFHPQEADGAARSPQDAREDETQLRVFRDPSAPRPAVQLLSNGRYHGLLTSAGGGYSRMRDMAITRWREDGTRDHWGSFCYLRDVDSGDYWSAAYQPTAVAVDHYEAIFSDAKAEFRGRKRGFDTHMEVAISAEDDIELRRLRVSNRSRQPRTIEITTYAEVVLAPAIADELHPAFSNLFVQTEIARDTQALLCTRRTRAHDEVAPWMFHVVAVHDAHIGAISYETDRARFLGRGNTARNPRALRHDAVLSDTAGSVLDPVVAIRCRIVLAPEQTAMIDMVYGVGGDRAACMALIDKYRDRRLADRVFDLAWTHSQVVRRQINASQADAQLYERLAGLMVYVHPALRADSELLLQNRRGQSGLWGHAISGDLPIALLQIGDADNIELVRQMVQAHAYWRLKGLHADLVIWNESQSGYRQQLQEQILGMVAADPDASVLERPGGIFVRPVQNISQEDRILLQVVARVIVSDQRGTLAAQIGRHLPPPRGVPELVPLPAAALAEAQALAMPAPAAGDAHEDPWPFAPAHAEVLFDNGTGAFAADGREYLVALREGAPTPAPWSNVLANAQLGTVLSESAAGYTWFENAHEFRLSPWHNDPVADACGEAFYLRDEDSGRVWSPQALPRRGEGDYRTRHGFGYSVYEHVEDGIASELWVYVALHEAVKFSVLKLRNLSGRSRRLSATGYVEWVLGDLRVKSQMHVVSEQDGAHGALLARNPYNAEFSARTAFFDVDADTRSCSGDRSEFLGRNGDMADPQALRRERLSGRLGAGLDPCAAIQVPLSLAAGAECETVFRLGAGKDHDAAVELARRMRGRDAAHDALDAVRIHWRQLLGGLQVKTPDPSVDLLVNGWLPYQTLACRYLARSGYYQSGGAFGFRDQLQDMMALVHATPALAREHLLASAAHQFPQGDVLHWWHPPQDRGVRTRCSDDYLWLPLAACRYLQVTGDRGVLDEDVRYIEGRAVGADEESYYDLPAPSSQRAPLYAHCVQALRRGMALLGERGLPLIGTGDWNDGMNRVGEGGKGESVWLGFFLYHVLQQFAALARGREDTAFADECDAAAHTLRGNLEAHAWDGGWYRRAWFDDGTALGSADNTECRIDSISQSWSVLSGAAEPARAQQAMAALDQHLVKRDAGLIQLLEPPFDRIEHDPGYIRGYVPGVRENGGQYTHAAVWAAMAFAHLGDGERAWELARMINPIQHSLDAAASERYKVEPYVLAADVYGVAPHVGRGGWTWYTGSAGWMYRLLVESLLGLQREGDSLRLRPCLPADWERCELHYSHGGSTYHIELLQSVAAEADADADDGSGLFLDDLRQQDARIALVDDGKAHRVQWRQPRAPT; encoded by the coding sequence ATGCGCGCGATGTTTCTGCAGCATGGCCGCGCGCGGCCGCTGACCGAAGAGCCGCTGCGTGCGCAACTGCTCAGCGCCGAACAGATGGCCGCGCACGGCGAAGCCCTGGCGCGCAGTCACCGGGTGCGCGGCGGGCGCAGTCCCGAGGTGTTGCTGGCGCGGCTGAAACAGAACGAGGACGTGCTGCGCGACGCCTTGGCGATGCTCGCGGCGATGGTCCGCGACGACATCCGCGTCACCCCGGCCGGCGAGTGGCTGCTGGACAACTTCTACCTGGTCGAAGAACAGATCCTGATCGCGCGGCGCCATCTGCCGGCCGGCTACAGCCGCCAGCTGCCGGCGCTGGCGCAGGGCGCGTCGGCCGGGTTGCCGCGCGTCTATGCGTTGTCGATGGACGCCATCGCCCATGGCGACGGCCGTATCGATGCCGACATGGCCAGCCGCTTCATCGCCGCCTACCAGACGGTGACGCCGCTGAAGCTGGGCGAGCTGTGGGCGATCCCGATCATGCTGCGCCTGGGCCTGCTGGAAAACCTGCGCCGGGTCGCGGCGCGGGTGATGCGCGACGGCATCGACCACCGCCTGGCCAGCGACTGGGCCGACCGGCTCAATACCACCGCCGCGCAGGATCCCAAGAGCGTGGTGCTGGTGGTCGCGGACATGGCGCGCTCGCAGCCGCCGCTGTCCGGCGCGTTCGTGGCCGAGCTGGTGCGCGGGCTGCACGGGCGCGGCGGGGTGCTGGCGATGCCGGTGACCTGGGTCGAGCAATGGCTGGCCGACGGCGGCCAGCGCATCGACGACATGGTGCACGCGGAGAGCCAGCAGCAGGCCGCCGACCAGGTCTCGATCAGCAACAGCATCGCCAGCCTGCGGTTCCTGGCGACGATGGACTGGCGCGACTTCGTCGAAGACCTGAGCGTGGTCGAAGCGCACCTGCGTCGCGACCCGCACGGCACCTATGCGCAGATGGATTTCCAGACCCGCGACAGCTACCGGCACAGCGTCGAACTGCTGGCGCGGCGCAGCGGCGCCAGCGAAGACGCGGTAGCCGCGTGCGTGCTGCAGCTGGCGCAGGCGGCATCCGCGGACGACCGGCGCCATGTCGGCTACTACCTGGTCGACGATGGCCAGCGCGACCTGCCGGCGGCGATCGCCGCGCTGCCGCGCGCGCGGCGGCGGCCCTACGTGGCGCGGCGCACGCTGCCGCTGCCCGCGTACCTGCTGCCGATCGCGGCGATCGCCGCATTCGGCGCCTGGACCCTGCTCGAGCAGCTGCATGCGCTGGCCGCGGTGCCGGCCTGGCTGTGGGCGACCACCGCACTGTTGGGCGTGCTGGCGTTCAGCGAACTGGGCGTGGCGCTGGTCAACTGGGCGGCGACGCTGCTGGTGGCGCCGCGCACGCTGCCGCGGATGGACTTTTCCAAGGGCATTCCGGCCGGCGCGCGGACCCTGGTGGTGGTGCCGAGCATGCTCAGCGACACGGCCACGATCGACGAACTGGCCGAGGCGCTGGAAGTGCGATTCCTGGCCAACCGCGATACGCAACTGCATTTCGCGCTGCTCACTGATTTCCTCGACGCCGCGCAGGCGACGCTGCCCGGCGACGCGGCGCTGCTCGAGCACGCGGTACAGCACATCGTGCGGCTCAACCAGCGCTACGCGCCGGAAAGCGGCGACCGCTTCTTCCTGCTGCATCGCCCGCGCCTGTGGAGCGCCGGCGAACGCGCCTGGATCGGCCACGAGCGCAAGCGCGGCAAGCTGGCGGCGCTGAACCGGCTGCTGCGCGGCGGCGCGGCCGATGCCGATTTCAGTGCGGCGATCGGCGCGACCGCGCTGCTGGCGCAAGTGCGCTACGTGATCACTCTGGACGCGGACACGCGGCTGCCGCGCGACGCGGCACGCGAGTTCGTCGCGACCCTGGCGCATCCGCTGAACCGCGCGCGCATCGATCCGGCACTGGGCCGGGTGACCCGCGGCTACGGCATCCTGCAGCCGAGCGTGGGCAGCAGCATGAGCGGCCATCGCATCACCCGCTACGCGCGCCTGTTCGGCAGCGAGCCGGGCATCGACCCGTACACGCGCACCGTGTCGGACGTGTACCAGGACCTGTTTGGCGAAGGCTCGTTCGTCGGCAAGGGCATCTACGACGTGGACGCGTTCGAGCAGACGCTCGACGGCCGCCTGCCCGACAACCGCATCCTCAGCCACGACCTGCTGGAAGGCTGCTACGCACGTGCTGGCCTGGTCAGCGACGTGCGGCTGTTCGAGGATTATCCGGCGCGCTATGCGGCCGACGTGAAGCGCCGCGCGCGCTGGATCCGTGGCGACTGGCAACTGCTGCCCTGGCTGCTGCCGTGGGTGCCGGACGCGGCCGGCCGCTACCGGCGCACGCCGCTGTCGCTGCTGTCGCGCGGCAAGTTGCTGGACAACCTGCGCCGCAGCCTGGTGCCGCTCGCCGCCACCGCGTTGCTGGCGATCGGTTGGCTGTGGCTGCCGCGGCCGGCGGCGTGGACCGCGTGGCTGCTGGGCCTGTTGGTGCTGCCGATCGTGGTGCCGGCGCTGCACGACCTGGTCGCCAAGCCGTCGGACATGGGCTGGCGCATGCATCTGGGTACGCTGGCCAAGGCGGTGGCGACGCAGTTGCAGCGCGCGCTGGTGGCGCTGGCCTGCCTGCCGTACGAGGCCGGCTACGCCGCGCTGGCGATCGTGCGCACGCTGTGGCGCATGCTGGTCAGCCGGCGCCACTTGCTGCAATGGCATGCGTCCAGCGACGTGGCGCGCAGCCTCGGCCGCGGCAATGCGGCCGAGCTGGTCGGGATGGCGCCGGCGGCGCTGTGCGCGCTGGCGCTGCTGGCGGTGCTGGCCTGGCGGCAACCGCATGCGCTGTGGGTCGCCACGCCGATCCTGGCGCTGTGGATCGTGGCCCCGGCGCTGATGGCGTGGATGGGGCATGCGCCAGCGCAACGCCGCGCGCAGCTGGCGCCGCCGCAACGCGCCTTCCTCGGCCGGCTGTCGCGGCGGACCTGGGCGTTCTTCGAAGTGCACATGCGCGCGCAGGACCATTGGCTGCCGCCGGACAACGTGCAGGAGCATCCGCAGCTGGTGGTGGCGCGGCGCACCTCGCCGACCAACATCGGCCTGGCCCTGCTCGGCAATCTGGCCGCCTACGATCTGGGCTACCTGCAGCCGGGCGGGGTGATCGAGCGCACCCGGCTGACCCTGGCGACGATGGAGACGCTGCCGCGCCATCGCGGCCATTTCTACAACTGGTACGACACCGAGACCCTGTTGCCGCTGCCGCCGGCCTACCTGTCGACGGTGGACAGCGGCAACCTGGCCGGGCATCTGCTGACCCTGCGCCAGGGCCTGCTGGCGCTGTGCGATGCGCCGTTGTTGGCCGCGACCACCTTCGACGGGCTGGCCGACACGTTCGGCGTGCTGCGCGAGGCCGCGCACGACAATCCCGCCGCGGCGTCGCTGCCGCAGGCGGCGCTGCACGATGTCGATCAGCGTCTGCAGGCGCTGCGCACGGCCCCGCCGGAGACGCTGTCGCAGACCTGGCACGCACTGGCTGCGTTGGCCGTGCAGGCGGCCTCGATCGCCGAGCGCTGGCCGCCGCCGGTGCCCACCGCCGAGCACTCCGCCGACGCCTTGGCGCCGCACTGGCCGCAGGTGTTGCTGGACGCATGCAGCGCCGCGCAGCAGGAACTGCGCGAGTTCGCGCCGTGGGCGACGGTGGCCGACCAGTTCGACGCCACGCCGATGTCCGCCTTGGCCGAGATGCCGTTGCCGACCTTGCGCGCGCTGGCCGCGCAGACCCACAACGCCGAAGCCGCCGAGCGCGCCCGCGCGCGCATCCACCAGCTCGAGCGCCTGGCGCATATCGCCGGGCAGCTGTCGCTGATGGAATACGGCTTCCTCTACGATCCGGCGCGGCGCCTGCTGGCGATCGGCTACAACGTCGACGAACGGCGCCTGGACCAGGGTTACTACGACCTGTTGGCATCGGAGGCGCGGCTGTGCAGCTTCGTCGCCATCGCCCAGGGCCAGCTGCCGCAGGAAAGCTGGTTCGCGCTCGGCCGCCAGCTCACCGAGGTCGATGGCGAAGCGACGCTGCTGTCGTGGAGCGGCTCGATGTTCGAATACCTGATGCCGCAGCTGGTGATGCCCAGCTATGCCGACACCTTGCTCGACCAGACCGCGGTGCATGCGGTCAACGCGCAGATCGCGCACGGCGCGCGGCATGCGCTGCCGTGGGGCGTGTCCGAGTCCGGCTACAACGCGGTCGATGCGCGGATGAATTACCAGTACCGTGCGTTCGGCGTGCCCGGGCTGGGCCTCAAGCGCGGGCTCGGCGACGATCTGGTGATCGCGCCGTACGCCAGCATGATGGCGCTGATGGTGGCCCCGGAAGCGGCCTGCAGCAATCTGCAGCGGCTTGCCGAGTCCGGTTTCGGCGGGCGTTTCGGCCTGCACGAGGCGATCGACTACACCCCCAGCCGGGTCCCGCCCGGCCAGGACCACGCGCTGATCCGCTCGTACATGGCGCACCACCAGGGCATGGGCCTGTTGGCGCTGGACCATTTGTTGCGCGAGCAGCCGATGCAGAAGCGCTTCGCCGCCGATGCCGAGTTCCAGGCCACCTTGCTGCTGCTGCAGGAACGGATTCCGCGGGTGGGCGTGTTCCATCCGCAGGAGGCCGACGGTGCCGCGCGCAGCCCGCAGGACGCGCGCGAGGACGAGACCCAGCTGCGCGTGTTCCGCGACCCGAGCGCGCCGCGGCCGGCGGTGCAGCTGCTCTCCAACGGCCGCTACCACGGCTTGCTGACCAGCGCCGGCGGCGGCTACAGCCGCATGCGCGACATGGCCATCACCCGCTGGCGCGAGGACGGCACCCGCGACCATTGGGGCAGTTTCTGCTACCTGCGCGACGTGGACAGCGGCGACTACTGGTCGGCCGCCTACCAGCCCACCGCGGTGGCGGTGGACCACTACGAAGCGATCTTCTCCGATGCCAAGGCCGAGTTCCGCGGCCGCAAGCGCGGCTTCGACACGCACATGGAAGTGGCGATCTCCGCCGAGGACGACATCGAGCTGCGCCGCCTGCGGGTCAGCAACCGGTCGCGGCAACCGCGCACCATCGAGATCACCACCTATGCCGAAGTGGTGCTGGCGCCGGCCATCGCCGACGAACTGCATCCGGCCTTCAGCAATTTGTTCGTGCAGACCGAGATCGCCCGCGACACGCAGGCGCTGCTGTGCACGCGGCGCACCCGCGCGCACGACGAGGTGGCGCCGTGGATGTTCCACGTGGTGGCGGTGCACGATGCGCACATCGGCGCGATTTCCTACGAGACCGACCGCGCGCGCTTCCTCGGACGCGGCAATACGGCGCGCAATCCGCGCGCGTTGCGCCACGATGCGGTGCTGTCCGACACCGCCGGTTCGGTGCTCGACCCGGTGGTCGCGATCCGCTGCCGGATCGTGCTGGCGCCGGAGCAGACCGCGATGATCGACATGGTCTACGGCGTCGGCGGCGACCGCGCCGCGTGCATGGCGCTGATCGACAAGTACCGCGACCGGCGCCTGGCCGACCGCGTGTTCGACCTGGCCTGGACCCACAGCCAGGTGGTGCGCCGCCAGATCAACGCCTCGCAGGCCGACGCGCAGTTGTACGAGCGCCTGGCCGGGCTGATGGTGTACGTGCATCCGGCGCTGCGCGCCGACAGCGAGCTGCTGCTGCAGAACCGGCGCGGCCAGTCCGGGCTGTGGGGCCATGCGATCTCCGGCGACCTGCCGATCGCGCTGCTGCAGATCGGCGATGCCGACAACATCGAACTGGTGCGGCAGATGGTGCAGGCGCACGCGTACTGGCGGCTCAAGGGCCTGCATGCGGACCTGGTGATCTGGAACGAGAGCCAGAGCGGCTACCGGCAGCAGCTGCAGGAGCAGATCCTGGGCATGGTCGCGGCCGATCCGGACGCCAGCGTGCTGGAGCGCCCCGGCGGCATCTTCGTGCGCCCGGTGCAGAACATCTCGCAGGAGGACCGCATCCTGCTGCAGGTGGTGGCGCGGGTCATCGTCAGCGATCAGCGCGGCACCCTGGCCGCGCAGATCGGACGGCATCTGCCGCCGCCGCGCGGCGTGCCCGAACTGGTGCCGCTGCCCGCCGCCGCGCTGGCCGAGGCGCAGGCCCTGGCCATGCCTGCGCCTGCGGCCGGCGATGCGCACGAGGATCCGTGGCCGTTCGCGCCGGCGCATGCCGAGGTGCTGTTCGACAACGGCACCGGCGCTTTCGCCGCCGACGGCCGCGAATACCTGGTCGCGCTGCGCGAGGGCGCGCCGACGCCTGCGCCGTGGTCCAACGTGCTGGCCAATGCGCAGCTGGGCACGGTGCTCAGCGAGAGCGCCGCCGGCTACACCTGGTTCGAGAACGCGCACGAGTTCCGCCTGTCGCCGTGGCACAACGACCCGGTCGCCGACGCCTGCGGCGAGGCGTTCTACCTGCGCGACGAGGACAGCGGGCGAGTGTGGTCGCCGCAAGCGCTGCCGCGCCGCGGCGAGGGCGACTACCGCACCCGCCATGGCTTCGGCTACAGCGTCTACGAGCACGTGGAGGACGGCATCGCCAGCGAGCTGTGGGTGTACGTGGCGCTGCACGAGGCGGTGAAGTTCTCGGTGCTGAAGCTGCGCAACCTGTCCGGCCGCAGCCGGCGCCTGTCGGCGACCGGCTATGTGGAATGGGTGCTGGGCGATCTGCGGGTGAAGTCGCAGATGCACGTGGTCAGCGAACAGGACGGCGCGCACGGCGCATTGCTGGCGCGCAACCCGTACAACGCCGAGTTCTCCGCGCGCACCGCGTTCTTCGACGTGGACGCGGACACGCGCAGCTGCAGCGGCGACCGCAGCGAATTCCTCGGCCGCAACGGCGACATGGCCGACCCGCAGGCGCTGCGCCGCGAACGCCTGTCCGGGCGCCTTGGCGCCGGGCTGGATCCGTGCGCGGCGATCCAGGTGCCGCTGAGTCTGGCCGCCGGCGCCGAGTGCGAGACCGTGTTCCGGCTCGGCGCCGGCAAGGACCACGACGCGGCGGTGGAACTGGCGCGGCGCATGCGCGGCCGCGATGCCGCGCACGACGCGCTGGACGCGGTGCGCATCCACTGGCGGCAACTGCTCGGCGGGCTGCAGGTGAAGACCCCCGATCCCAGCGTGGACCTGCTGGTCAACGGCTGGCTGCCGTACCAGACCCTGGCCTGCCGCTACCTGGCGCGCAGCGGCTATTACCAGTCCGGCGGCGCGTTCGGTTTCCGCGACCAGCTGCAGGACATGATGGCGCTGGTCCACGCGACGCCAGCGCTGGCGCGCGAACACCTGCTGGCCAGCGCCGCGCACCAGTTCCCGCAGGGCGACGTGCTGCACTGGTGGCATCCGCCGCAGGACCGCGGCGTGCGCACGCGCTGTTCGGACGACTACCTGTGGTTGCCGCTGGCGGCGTGCCGCTACCTGCAGGTCACCGGCGACCGCGGCGTGCTCGACGAAGACGTGCGCTACATCGAAGGCCGCGCCGTCGGCGCGGACGAAGAGTCGTATTACGACCTGCCGGCGCCGTCCAGCCAGCGTGCGCCGCTGTACGCGCACTGCGTGCAGGCGCTGCGTCGCGGCATGGCGCTGCTCGGCGAACGCGGCCTGCCGCTGATCGGCACCGGCGACTGGAACGACGGCATGAACCGGGTGGGCGAGGGCGGCAAGGGCGAGAGCGTGTGGCTGGGCTTCTTCCTGTACCACGTGCTGCAGCAGTTCGCGGCGCTGGCGCGCGGGCGCGAGGATACGGCCTTCGCCGACGAGTGCGACGCGGCGGCGCATACGCTGCGCGGCAATCTGGAGGCGCATGCCTGGGATGGCGGCTGGTATCGGCGCGCGTGGTTCGACGACGGCACCGCGCTGGGTTCGGCGGACAACACCGAATGCCGCATCGATTCGATCTCGCAGAGCTGGTCGGTGCTGTCCGGCGCGGCCGAACCGGCGCGCGCGCAGCAGGCGATGGCCGCGCTGGACCAGCATCTGGTCAAGCGCGACGCCGGCCTGATCCAGCTGCTGGAGCCGCCGTTCGACCGCATCGAGCACGACCCCGGCTACATCCGCGGCTACGTGCCGGGCGTGCGCGAGAATGGCGGGCAGTACACGCATGCGGCGGTGTGGGCGGCGATGGCCTTCGCCCACCTCGGCGATGGCGAACGCGCCTGGGAGCTGGCGCGGATGATCAACCCGATCCAGCACAGCCTGGATGCGGCGGCCAGCGAGCGCTACAAGGTCGAACCCTACGTGCTCGCCGCCGACGTCTACGGCGTGGCACCACACGTGGGCCGCGGCGGCTGGACCTGGTACACCGGCTCGGCCGGCTGGATGTACCGGCTGCTGGTCGAATCGCTGCTCGGCCTGCAGCGCGAAGGCGACAGCCTGCGGCTGCGGCCGTGCCTGCCGGCCGACTGGGAGCGCTGCGAACTGCACTACAGCCACGGCGGCAGCACGTACCACATCGAGCTGCTGCAGTCGGTGGCCGCTGAGGCGGATGCCGACGCCGACGACGGCAGCGGCCTGTTCCTGGACGACCTGCGCCAGCAGGACGCGCGCATCGCGCTGGTCGACGACGGCAAGGCGCATCGCGTGCAATGGCGGCAGCCGCGCGCACCGACATGA